DNA sequence from the Candidatus Obscuribacterales bacterium genome:
ATCACCACGCCCCCGGCCAGCATCAGGCTCTCCCCCGCTGGCACCGCTAGCCGTCCTGCATTGATCAGCGTTGCGGCTTCCCCCGTAAAGGCTAGGGCCGTCGGCGTCCCCACTAAATTGGCATAGTCTAGTCCTGTGCTCGTCCACCAGCGATCGCCAAACTCCAGACTCGTCGCCGTTGTTGCCGTAAAGGATCCGCCCACATCCAGACGGGCATTGGGGCCAAAGATGACCCCTGCCGGATTGATCAGCCACAGATTCGCCGAACTACCACTCACCCGCAGCAAGCCATCCACCACCGATACATCACCACCCACCACGCGCCCCAGGATATTCTGCACCGTGGCCTGGGTGCGAAAGGTGGCCCGCTGTCCGGCATCTAGACCAAACTCGTCAAAACTATGGAACAGGTTTGCCCCATCCCGCGATTGCTGCCCGCCACGAATCAGGACGCGATCGCCCTCCTGAAGGACCTGCGTAGTTGTACCATCCGGCGTTACCTGTGCATTTACAGGCATCGCCCAGCCAATCACCGCTGTCACGGCAACGGCTATCCCAGTCATCCCGTTGTTCATGCACCCTGTCCTTCATCGCGCCCTACTCTATGGGTTCGGCAACGGCTGTGACCCCACATGCCAAGCCAACGCCAGCCTATAACCTGTCTCTTAGTGTTGCACTGAACTTAGTCCCCGAGACTCAATTAAGCCTATTTTGTTTCGCAACCCCATGGGCGGGCCACAAACCTCAGACGGCTGGGTCACTCTAGGATGAAGGGCGATCGCCCCTCGTCCAACCGTATAAGTTCTGAATCTTGGTGAAATCCGGATACCTGACCTCAATATAAGTCAGTCTAGATTCTTTGCCGCAGCCCTATGGAGACGAGAGGGCGATCGCTAGTCCTCTATTGCTCTGGCCGACAATA
Encoded proteins:
- a CDS encoding filamentous hemagglutinin N-terminal domain-containing protein codes for the protein MNNGMTGIAVAVTAVIGWAMPVNAQVTPDGTTTQVLQEGDRVLIRGGQQSRDGANLFHSFDEFGLDAGQRATFRTQATVQNILGRVVGGDVSVVDGLLRVSGSSANLWLINPAGVIFGPNARLDVGGSFTATTATSLEFGDRWWTSTGLDYANLVGTPTALAFTGEAATLINAGRLAVPAGESLMLAGGVV